From Hylaeus volcanicus isolate JK05 chromosome 2, UHH_iyHylVolc1.0_haploid, whole genome shotgun sequence, the proteins below share one genomic window:
- the LOC128873017 gene encoding histone-lysine N-methyltransferase SETMAR-like has translation MDSERVQIRAFILYEFKLGSKAANLARRICSVCGEGAVSERTAQKWFKRFKEGNESVDDEPRSGRPSVIKDEKFIEYIGQMDTAPFNGREQILPAEHLQYPFIDRILTCDEKWVEYDNVR, from the exons ATGGACAGCGAAAGAGTACAAATTcgtgcttttattctttacgaatttaaacttggCAGTAAAGCAGCAAATTTAGCAAGACGCATTTGTAGCGTTTGTGGGGAAGGTGCTGTTAGTGAAAGAACCGCacagaaatggtttaaaaggttcaaagaaggaaatgaatcgGTAGATGACGAACCGCGTTCAGGGCGTCCATCTGTCATCAaagacgaaaaattcatcgagtac attGGGCAAATGGATACCGCACCGTTTAACGGAAGAGAACAAATACTCCCGGCTGAGCATTTGCAATatccatttatcgatcgaattttaacttGTGATGAAAAGTGGGTGGAATATGATAATGTACGATGA